A genomic segment from Oryctolagus cuniculus chromosome 14, mOryCun1.1, whole genome shotgun sequence encodes:
- the LOC127486480 gene encoding olfactory receptor 2V1, translating into MGAWLNQSSMDGFILLGIFSHSRIDLVLFSAVMVVFTVALGGNVLLITLICIDSRLHTPMYFFLSQLSLMDLMLVCNIVPAMAANYLSGRKSISFVGCGTQIGFFVSLVGSEGLLLGLMAYDRYVAINHPLHYPILMSKRVCLKIVGSSWAFGILDGIIQMVAAMSLPYCSSRNVDHFFCEVPALLKLACADTSLFDTLLFACCVFMLLLPFSIIVASYARILWAVLHMRSAQACKRALATCSSHLIAVSLFYGATMFIYLRPRRYRIPSHDKVVSIFYTVLTPMLNPLIYSLRNREVMGALRKGLNHCKIGNQH; encoded by the coding sequence ATGGGGGCGTGGTTGAACCAATCATCTATGGATGGCTTCATCCTTTTGGGAATCTTTTCTCATAGCCGGATTGATCTTGTCCTCTTCTCTGCTGTTATGGTGGTCTTCACAGTGGCCCTCGGTGGGAATGTTCTCCTCATCACTCTCATCTGCATAGACTCCCGACTTCATacacccatgtacttcttcctaaGCCAACTCTCCCTTATGGATCTCATGTTAGTGTGTAACATTGTTCCAGCGATGGCTGCCAACTACCTTTCTGGCAGGAAGTCTATCTCCTTTGTGGGTTGTGGCACACAAATTGGATTTTTTGTGTCACTTGTGGGATCTGAGGGACTCTTGCTGGGACTTATGGCTTACGATCGTTATGTGGCCATTAACCACCCACTTCACTATCCCATCCTCATGAGTAAGAGGGTCTGTCTCAAGATTGTTGGGAGCTCCTGGGCTTTTGGGATACTAGATGGAATAATTCAGATGGTAGCAGCCATGAGCTTACCCTACTGTAGCTCAAGGAATGTGGATCACTTCTTCTGTGAGGTGCCAGCTTTATTGAAATTGGCTTGTGCAGATACATCCCTGTTTGACACCCTGCTCTTTGCTTGCTGTGTCTTCATGCTGCTTCTTCCCTTCTCCATTATTGTGGCCTCCTATGCTCGCATCCTGTGGGCTGTTCTCCATATGCGCTCTGCTCAAGCCTGCAAAAGGGCTTTGGCCACTTGCTCCTCCCACCTGATAGCTGTCTCTCTCTTCTATGGGGCAACCATGTTTATCTACCTGAGGCCACGGCGCTACCGGATCCCTAGTCATGATAAGGTGGTCTCTATTTTCTACACAGTCCTTACTCCAATGCTCAATCCTCTTATTTATAGCTTGAGGAACCGGGAGGTGATGGGAGCACTGAGGAAGGGGCTGAACCACTGCAAAATTGGCAACCAGCACTAA